The genomic interval agtcaccaaaccaccaccaccacaacccctacagtcaccaaaccaccaccaccacaaccacaacagtcaccaatccaccactaccaccaccacataaccCCACCGAGTCaacaatacaccaccaccaccaacgctcaTCTGTGGAGTACACCTGAGTGCAGTCTGAGGTGTAATTCCTGATGTCCTTCTGGGGGAGTTCTATGGTGGGGTCCACGTCCAGGGGCACCACGGGGTCCCACTCGAACACCAGCTCCTCCGTGGTGTGGGATactgtggggagggagggagggtgagaggggaagaggagggacggTGAGAGAGGGTAGCGGAGAGGGCAAGAAAGGGAGTGTTACGACCGTAACTTCAAACACTGGTCagctccactactttcaaaaggctttagttgaagttacactattttaattaatttttattatttattttacgaTGTCAGTGACATATTACTAAGGTTTCTGCAttgttaaaacacacacacacacacacacacacacacacacacacaggagtaccTTATGTCCAACGAAAAACAGgccaagtcacacacacacacacacacacaggagtaccTTATGGCCAACGAAAAAAAGgccaagtcacacacacaaacacacacacatactggttGAGCATCGTAGCAGCTTGCAGAAAGGAAGGGCAGCTACCGTCACACTGTTATGCTTGATTAGATCAAAGATGGGTGGAAacgttttacacacacacacacacacacacacacacacacacacacacacacacacacacacggcataaCACAGTAAATTATGCTATGTATGGACAAAGGGAgccaagaaagaaagggatgacaGCCGGGAGCCCCCTGGCCACAGTGACGTCACGGCCTGGCGGGGTAGGCTGGCTAGCTGATGACGTCACTGCCCGCCTTGGCCTAGCTTAGCGGGCTTTTTTTTACGTACgtaaataattatgaaaatggCCCCTCGAAAAAACGCCGCCAGGCCGGAATGCTTTCCATATTCTGACTTGGCACATACTTTAACTaacaccaaaaatataaaaagattccAAACTCCAGTAATATCAAAGATTTTTCAAAAGAACTTAAAATAAATTGTTGGAACCTTGACCCcccccttaaaaaaataaatgtccgCCCATTCTCACTTCAAAGGAACGAAACGGAATCCTAAGAATATGAAAGGTCTTTTCCAACACTTAAGAGCGAGTTACAGCCAGAAATGAATAATTCACAGGGAAAACAACATCACTATTGTTGGAACATTAACACCGTTACAAAACTATTCTACTCTACACTAACTCCACTCACCTTGAAGgcgaaacactttaaaacatatgaactattttttgaaaacaataaaaacttgATAATGGCTCAAACAAAAATTTTCCAAGACGTTCCAGAAAATTTGGCGccaaaaacacccttatctAACACAAAACCacgccaacaacaacatgctgcgccacacacacgcacagaaaacacttcaaacacaaacacatacttaTGGACAACATCAAATATTACTATTGAGCCCAAATAAACACTccaggaattaaagaaaataatcctgGATTCTGGGAGGGCTGGGACCGAGGACAGTCATATTCAAAATGGCGGCGGGGCTTTGAAGGGTCGACCCCCATTTGAATTTCACTTAAACATTCACTAAACTTAAACCTGGCCATGGCGGCTGTGTCTGAACAGCTGCTATGAAAGCGTAGTAACGTGGCAGCATGTTGTGGCAAGACAGGCCTataatagagagaaataaggaatgaaatggCGAATAGAAGAAGGATGTTAGAGGGCGGCGGGATCTGTGGGTGGGGAAACCACCCCCCAACCGTCCCTCCCACCTAACCCCTAGGCCTTTAGAAAGGGCAAGAATGGTTTTTGATGATTTTTCCTGAGTTAGCCTTTGGCTGTGACTGGCCTTAATTCAACACTGCCACACGGTTAGGGCTGGTTACCTGATAACGGAGTCCTACCTCTGCATGGTTCTGTTTTGTGGCGTACCAATCCCGATATAAGATGATTTGGAGACGAAAAAACACCGGCGTAGTCTTGCTGTTGTCACTACCCTTGGAAACACTTAGAAAATCCCGAGTCACTTTCTACACTTTGCTTCAGAAATCTTTAATATGCCATTAGTATCGTAAATGCACTCTTAAAATCCCGTGTCAATTCAACTTTTAAAATTTTATGTTGTAGTAGTTGCTTCAACTTGCTCACCCGCCCACTTCCTCCCGTCAGGAAAGACTAAATAGGATTGAAAAGGCCGCAAGGTGGGTGGGGCAGACTCGTGACGCCGCTGCCTGGATCACAATTGCCATGTTAACTATTATTTGCAAAAGAAATTTCGCTATCGGAGTGAAATTGCTACTACTCCATAGGTGGGTAGTACAACTTGTCCTGTACTTATAttcagtaacagtaatagta from Portunus trituberculatus isolate SZX2019 chromosome 47, ASM1759143v1, whole genome shotgun sequence carries:
- the LOC123520528 gene encoding uncharacterized protein LOC123520528 isoform X2; translated protein: MQSIPHHGGAGVRVGPRGAPGRGPHHRTPPEGHQELHLRLHSGNFTCLEVVFTLKRCLGYYVFHTYIPTCLVVIMSVCVHGAY